One segment of Diaphorobacter sp. HDW4B DNA contains the following:
- a CDS encoding helix-turn-helix transcriptional regulator — MANYSVSLNQVFHALADPTRCAIVCALIGGAQTVSALAAPFDMALPSFLKHLTVLESSGLIRSSKQGRTRTCELVPEGLRQAEQWLAEQRAMWEARSDRMAAFVERLHQEEQHHAQQRRQRG, encoded by the coding sequence ATGGCTAACTATTCAGTCTCTCTGAACCAGGTATTCCATGCACTGGCGGACCCGACCCGGTGTGCCATCGTGTGTGCGCTGATCGGCGGAGCCCAGACCGTGTCGGCATTGGCGGCGCCTTTTGACATGGCGCTGCCATCCTTCCTGAAGCACCTGACGGTACTGGAGAGCAGCGGCTTGATCCGCAGCAGCAAGCAGGGGCGCACACGCACCTGTGAACTGGTGCCGGAGGGGCTGCGCCAGGCAGAGCAGTGGTTGGCCGAGCAGCGCGCCATGTGGGAGGCTCGATCCGACCGCATGGCTGCATTCGTCGAACGCCTTCACCAAGAGGAGCAACACCATGCCCAACAACGACGCCAACGCGGCTGA